From the genome of Geothrix sp. 21YS21S-4, one region includes:
- a CDS encoding DUF4136 domain-containing protein, whose protein sequence is MIGPASALSALLLLFGCSQPRFVYRTDPAFRGGAYRTVALDLRTDQVLIREGFRPVDPGFRRQAVLSALTARGYRPEAAGTADLWVAVHLLVEAREEGSAGPSRPARGAGRRGGGGPPRGEGAPRDAGERRTGRGTLLVQLLDPKTGQALWQGESPLERGDRDSEEVVRKLLEPLPSPRP, encoded by the coding sequence ATGATCGGTCCGGCTTCCGCGCTGTCGGCGCTCCTCCTGCTGTTCGGCTGCTCCCAGCCGCGCTTCGTCTACCGCACCGACCCGGCCTTCCGCGGCGGGGCCTACCGCACGGTGGCCCTCGATCTCCGGACGGATCAGGTGCTGATCCGGGAGGGCTTTCGGCCCGTCGATCCAGGGTTCCGCCGCCAAGCCGTCCTCTCGGCCCTGACCGCGCGCGGATATCGCCCCGAGGCTGCCGGAACCGCGGACCTGTGGGTGGCCGTCCATCTCCTGGTCGAGGCACGGGAGGAAGGATCCGCCGGTCCTTCCCGTCCGGCGCGGGGCGCGGGCCGCCGGGGCGGCGGAGGCCCGCCCCGGGGAGAGGGCGCGCCGCGGGATGCGGGGGAGCGAAGGACCGGCCGCGGGACCCTCCTCGTCCAGCTTCTGGACCCGAAAACGGGGCAGGCCCTCTGGCAGGGCGAGAGTCCCCTCGAACGAGGGGACCGGGATTCCGAAGAGGTCGTACGGAAGCTGCTGGAGCCCCTGCCCTCCCCTCGCCCCTGA